One genomic window of Polyangium aurulentum includes the following:
- a CDS encoding U32 family peptidase yields the protein MQSAQPLRRPEILAPAGDDAALRAAVRAGADAVYFGLQGFNARARAKNFDAEGLARTMGYLHEHGVKGYVTLNTLVFDEELVAVENAVRACASAGVDAVIVQDLGVARLVRALAPDLPIHASTQMTCTDAGAVEMAREVGASRVILARELGLDDIAAIRRATDLDVEVFVHGALCIAYSGQCLTSEAIGGRSANRGACAQACRLPYELVIDGVLQDLGDRAYLLSPEDLEASALVPRLVELGVASLKIEGRLKGPEYVAATTKLYRAAAMAAVGEGPPIERGQRETAVQMYSRGSGPGFFAGVDHQRLVEGRACDHRGLPVGECLGAARVRGRAHLEVQLQSPIARGDGVLVEGGFAGEGEVGGRVWAISRRGQDVERAAAGEKVLVWLGPDRPVDGAAAGRRVWKTNDPAREKAVLAEIERDERRMTIDVRVSGALGEAPRFEARATSGLFAAVTGDAPVGEARSGAPIVEVLRDKLGRLGDSPFVLGALDVDLPAGAMIPPSSLNRARRALVDGLVAAAQRSYPTTDVKREDLLAAAKPPDRSPPPGGLFVLCRTREQAEAALEAGADGVYLDFLELTGTGAAVRALRESGKKPCIGLAPPRIRKPGEEKIDRYLLSLEPDVLLVRGLGALREGVGLGIPRVGDFSLNVTNRLSAAEILSRDLIAFTPSFDLDAAQLAGLLDSPFGPWAEVVVHHPMPLFHMEHCVIAALLSSGKDYRDCGRPCEKHKVSLKDRAGMEHPVEADVGCRNTVFHAAAQSAASLVGAAQASGVKRFRIELVRETAEDVAKVVRAYRRLLDGKTSAPEVWRALKTEGGYGVVKGSLRVLQG from the coding sequence ATGCAGAGCGCCCAACCCCTCCGAAGGCCTGAAATCCTGGCCCCCGCAGGCGACGACGCCGCGCTCCGGGCCGCGGTCCGGGCCGGCGCCGATGCGGTCTACTTCGGCCTGCAAGGCTTCAACGCGCGCGCGCGCGCCAAGAACTTCGACGCCGAAGGGCTCGCCCGCACGATGGGCTACCTGCACGAGCACGGCGTCAAAGGCTACGTCACGCTGAACACGCTCGTCTTCGACGAGGAGCTCGTCGCCGTCGAGAACGCCGTGCGCGCCTGCGCGTCTGCCGGCGTGGACGCGGTGATCGTGCAGGACCTCGGCGTCGCGCGGCTCGTGCGAGCGCTCGCGCCCGATCTGCCGATCCACGCCTCGACGCAGATGACCTGCACCGACGCGGGCGCCGTCGAGATGGCCCGCGAGGTGGGCGCGAGCCGCGTCATCCTCGCGCGCGAGCTGGGGCTCGACGACATCGCGGCGATCCGGCGCGCGACCGATCTCGACGTCGAGGTCTTCGTTCACGGCGCGCTCTGCATCGCGTACTCGGGGCAATGCCTGACGAGCGAGGCGATCGGCGGGCGCAGCGCCAACCGCGGCGCGTGCGCGCAGGCGTGCCGGCTGCCGTACGAGCTGGTCATCGACGGCGTGCTCCAGGATCTCGGCGATCGAGCGTATCTGCTATCGCCCGAGGATCTCGAGGCGAGCGCGCTCGTGCCGCGGCTCGTCGAGCTCGGCGTGGCGTCGCTCAAGATCGAGGGGCGGCTGAAAGGTCCGGAGTACGTCGCGGCCACGACGAAGCTCTATCGCGCGGCGGCCATGGCGGCCGTGGGCGAGGGCCCGCCGATCGAGCGCGGGCAGCGCGAGACGGCCGTGCAGATGTATTCGCGCGGCAGCGGGCCCGGGTTCTTCGCGGGCGTCGATCATCAGCGGCTCGTGGAGGGACGCGCGTGCGATCACCGCGGTTTGCCCGTGGGCGAATGCCTGGGCGCGGCGCGCGTGCGCGGCAGGGCGCACCTCGAGGTGCAGCTCCAGAGCCCGATTGCGCGCGGCGACGGCGTGCTCGTCGAGGGCGGGTTCGCGGGCGAAGGCGAGGTTGGCGGTCGCGTGTGGGCCATCAGCCGGCGCGGACAGGACGTGGAGCGGGCCGCGGCGGGCGAGAAGGTGCTCGTGTGGCTGGGCCCTGACAGACCCGTGGACGGCGCCGCGGCGGGCCGGCGCGTGTGGAAGACGAACGATCCGGCGCGCGAGAAGGCGGTGCTCGCGGAGATCGAGCGGGACGAGCGGCGCATGACGATCGACGTGCGCGTCTCGGGGGCGCTCGGGGAGGCGCCGCGCTTCGAGGCGCGCGCGACGTCGGGGCTCTTCGCGGCGGTGACGGGCGACGCCCCCGTGGGCGAGGCCCGCTCGGGAGCGCCGATCGTGGAGGTTTTACGCGACAAGCTCGGCAGGCTCGGCGATTCGCCGTTCGTCCTCGGCGCGCTCGACGTGGACTTGCCGGCGGGGGCGATGATCCCGCCCTCCTCGCTCAACCGCGCGCGGCGGGCGCTCGTGGATGGGCTGGTCGCGGCGGCGCAGCGGTCGTATCCGACGACGGACGTGAAGCGCGAGGATCTGCTCGCTGCGGCAAAGCCCCCGGATCGCTCGCCGCCCCCTGGCGGGCTCTTCGTGCTCTGCCGGACGCGCGAGCAGGCCGAGGCGGCGCTCGAGGCGGGCGCGGACGGGGTTTACCTCGATTTCCTCGAGCTCACGGGCACGGGCGCGGCGGTGCGCGCGCTGCGGGAATCGGGCAAGAAGCCGTGCATCGGGCTCGCACCCCCGCGCATTCGCAAGCCGGGTGAGGAGAAGATCGACAGGTATCTGCTCTCGCTCGAGCCCGACGTCCTGCTCGTGCGGGGCCTCGGGGCGCTGCGGGAAGGCGTGGGGCTCGGAATCCCGAGGGTGGGCGATTTCTCGCTCAACGTGACGAACCGGCTCTCGGCGGCGGAGATCCTGTCGCGGGATCTGATTGCGTTCACGCCCTCGTTCGACCTCGACGCGGCGCAGCTCGCGGGGCTTTTGGATTCGCCGTTCGGGCCGTGGGCCGAGGTGGTCGTGCACCACCCGATGCCGCTCTTTCACATGGAGCATTGCGTGATCGCGGCGCTCCTGTCGAGCGGGAAGGATTACCGCGACTGCGGGCGGCCTTGCGAGAAGCACAAGGTGTCGCTGAAGGACCGGGCCGGGATGGAGCACCCGGTGGAGGCGGACGTGGGCTGCCGCAACACGGTCTTCCACGCGGCGGCGCAGAGCGCGGCGAGCCTCGTGGGCGCGGCGCAGGCGAGCGGCGTGAAGCGATTCCGGATCGAGCTGGTGCGCGAGACGGCCGAGGACGTGGCGAAGGTTGTCCGAGCATATCGACGGCTGCTCGACGGGAAGACGAGCGCGCCGGAGGTCTGGCGCGCGCTGAAGACGGAGGGGGGATACGGGGTGGTCAAGGGATCGCTACGCGTATTGCAAGGCTGA
- a CDS encoding cation-translocating P-type ATPase: MTAPVGIEKKAASYHDLTVEAALAALGSSESGLLSTEAAARLASHGPNVLPRAGREGPLKLIWRQIKSPLIYVLIASAVVAVALGKVTDGAVVLGVVVLNTLIGFLQEYRAGKAIDALIEMVPENATVLRDGSKTVISADKLVPGDVVLLASGDKVPADMRLLSVKNLHADEAPLTGESVPVSKHVDVVPTDSAVADRRSMVHGGTLITAGTAMALVVATGQSTELGRISSMLREAAELETPLTRSMARVAGTLTLAIGAVAAAIVLIAKLRGYSAVEALLAGISLAVAAIPEGLPAIITIALAIGVQRMARRRAVIRKLPAVETLGSTGVICSDKTGTLTRNEMTVQGLWTPTSGFYEVTGVGYAPVGELKRGGEVLREPPAEVTELLRAAALCNDARLLRREGKACSTTGDPTEGALVVAAEKIGLDTEALRRDYPRRDAIPFESEHKYMATLHEHPSGGQVILLKGAPEVVIGRCDRHADGAPLDRAQVLSRVETMASNGMRVLAVAQRVPEESIDDLLDRHLEGGLVLLGLEGMIDPPRPEAIEAVKACQHAGIAVKMITGDHHATAKAIGVDLGLVGEDGAVVTGHELSSIPDNKLVEVARRSNVFARVAPEHKLRLVKALQASGEVVAMTGDGVNDAPALKQANIGVAMGITGTAVSKEAADIVLTDDNFASIHAAVEEGRRVYDNLIKALAFVLPTNLGEALFILIAVMFFPIVNGQPLLPIEPVQILWINLVATVTLSLPLAFEAKEPNLMSRPPRRPEEPILSGFVLFRTALVALLMAAGGVGLFLVEYYQQLGAGAPIDLALREAQTIAVTTVVLFQVFYLINCRSLRGSVLKIGLFSNPLVYVGIVALVLLQIGFVYLPFMNTLFGSAPLGVQDWVKSALVAMTVMPVIGLEKWWQRRRSSRKTPGESGGPHVPLGQGQVHAHQH, encoded by the coding sequence ATGACAGCCCCCGTCGGGATCGAGAAGAAGGCCGCGAGCTACCACGACCTGACCGTCGAGGCGGCGCTCGCCGCGCTCGGCAGCTCCGAGAGCGGCTTGCTGTCGACAGAGGCGGCCGCGCGCCTGGCTTCGCACGGACCCAACGTCCTGCCGCGCGCAGGTCGAGAGGGGCCGCTCAAGCTGATCTGGAGGCAGATCAAGAGCCCGCTCATCTACGTGCTCATCGCCTCGGCCGTCGTCGCGGTCGCGCTCGGCAAGGTGACCGACGGCGCGGTCGTGCTGGGCGTGGTCGTGCTCAACACGCTGATCGGATTTCTGCAGGAGTACCGGGCCGGCAAGGCGATCGACGCGCTCATCGAGATGGTGCCCGAGAACGCGACCGTGCTGCGCGACGGCAGCAAGACCGTGATCTCGGCAGACAAGCTCGTGCCAGGCGACGTCGTGCTGCTCGCGTCGGGCGACAAGGTGCCCGCGGACATGCGCCTCCTGTCGGTGAAGAACCTGCACGCGGACGAGGCGCCGCTCACGGGCGAGTCGGTGCCGGTGTCGAAGCACGTGGACGTCGTTCCGACGGACTCGGCCGTGGCCGATCGCAGGTCCATGGTGCACGGCGGCACGCTGATCACGGCGGGCACGGCGATGGCGCTGGTGGTGGCGACGGGGCAGTCGACCGAGCTCGGTCGCATCTCGTCGATGCTGCGCGAGGCGGCCGAGCTCGAGACGCCGCTCACGCGGTCGATGGCGCGCGTGGCGGGCACGTTGACGCTGGCGATCGGCGCGGTGGCGGCGGCGATCGTGCTCATCGCGAAGCTGCGCGGCTACTCGGCGGTCGAGGCGCTGCTCGCGGGCATCTCGCTCGCGGTCGCGGCGATCCCCGAGGGCCTGCCGGCGATCATCACGATCGCGCTCGCCATCGGCGTGCAGCGCATGGCGCGCCGTCGCGCGGTGATCCGCAAGCTGCCCGCGGTGGAGACGCTGGGCTCGACGGGCGTCATCTGCAGCGACAAGACCGGGACGCTCACGCGCAACGAGATGACCGTGCAGGGGCTCTGGACGCCGACGTCGGGCTTCTACGAGGTGACGGGCGTCGGCTACGCGCCCGTGGGCGAGCTGAAGCGGGGCGGCGAGGTCTTGCGCGAGCCGCCCGCGGAGGTGACCGAGCTTTTGCGCGCGGCCGCGCTGTGCAACGACGCGCGCCTGCTGCGCCGCGAGGGCAAGGCGTGCTCGACGACGGGCGATCCGACCGAGGGCGCGCTCGTGGTGGCGGCCGAGAAGATCGGGCTCGACACCGAGGCCTTGCGACGCGACTACCCGCGGCGCGACGCGATCCCGTTCGAGTCCGAGCACAAGTACATGGCGACGCTGCACGAGCATCCCTCGGGCGGTCAGGTGATCCTGCTCAAGGGCGCGCCGGAGGTCGTGATCGGCCGCTGCGATCGGCACGCGGACGGCGCTCCGCTCGACAGGGCGCAGGTGCTCTCGCGCGTGGAGACGATGGCGTCGAACGGCATGCGCGTGCTCGCGGTGGCGCAACGCGTGCCCGAGGAGAGCATCGACGATCTGCTGGATCGGCACCTCGAGGGAGGCCTCGTGCTGCTCGGCCTCGAGGGGATGATCGACCCGCCGCGGCCCGAGGCGATCGAGGCGGTGAAGGCGTGCCAGCACGCAGGGATCGCGGTGAAGATGATCACGGGCGATCACCACGCGACCGCGAAGGCGATCGGCGTCGATCTCGGCCTCGTGGGCGAGGACGGCGCGGTGGTGACCGGGCACGAGCTGTCGTCGATCCCGGACAACAAGCTCGTGGAGGTGGCGCGTCGATCGAACGTGTTCGCGCGCGTCGCGCCCGAGCACAAGCTCAGGCTGGTGAAGGCGCTGCAGGCGTCGGGCGAGGTCGTGGCCATGACGGGCGACGGCGTGAACGACGCGCCTGCGCTGAAGCAAGCGAACATCGGCGTGGCGATGGGCATCACGGGGACCGCGGTGTCGAAGGAGGCCGCGGACATCGTGCTCACGGACGACAACTTCGCGAGCATCCACGCCGCCGTCGAGGAGGGTCGAAGGGTCTACGACAACCTGATCAAGGCGCTCGCGTTCGTGCTGCCGACGAACCTCGGCGAGGCGCTGTTCATCCTGATCGCGGTGATGTTCTTCCCGATCGTGAACGGCCAGCCGCTCTTGCCGATCGAGCCGGTGCAGATCCTCTGGATCAACCTGGTCGCGACCGTGACCTTGTCGTTGCCGCTCGCGTTCGAGGCGAAGGAGCCGAACCTGATGTCGCGCCCGCCGCGGCGCCCGGAAGAGCCGATCTTGAGCGGGTTCGTGCTGTTCCGGACCGCGCTCGTGGCGCTGCTGATGGCCGCGGGCGGCGTGGGCCTGTTCCTCGTCGAGTACTACCAGCAGCTCGGCGCTGGAGCGCCGATCGATCTGGCGCTGCGCGAGGCGCAGACGATTGCCGTGACGACGGTGGTGCTCTTCCAGGTGTTCTACTTGATCAACTGCCGTTCACTGCGGGGCTCGGTGCTGAAGATCGGGCTGTTCTCGAACCCGCTCGTGTACGTGGGCATCGTGGCGCTCGTGCTGCTGCAGATCGGGTTCGTTTACCTGCCGTTCATGAACACGCTGTTCGGGTCGGCGCCGCTCGGTGTGCAGGACTGGGTGAAGTCGGCGCTGGTGGCGATGACGGTGATGCCGGTGATCGGGCTCGAGAAGTGGTGGCAGCGCAGGCGCTCGTCGCGGAAGACGCCGGGCGAGTCGGGCGGTCCGCACGTGCCGCTCGGGCAGGGGCAGGTGCACGCGCACCAGCATTAG
- a CDS encoding nitroreductase family protein yields the protein MTSSAQDRTLAYHARTKHNLGRYARSPGYLDWATQPDPFRTYEGAPSIPLPLLADGLDTPYADIHRPGRAPVRPLDRAAVALLFELSLGLSAWKEHRGARWALRCNPSSGNLHPTEGYAIVPALPDLPAGAYHYVSRDHALERRASLGDEAAARLAAILPAGSLLVGLSSIHWREAWKYGERAFRYCQHDIGHAIAAVCFAAAALGLSVRLLDGLGDADIAAVLGLDREGDAAEISGLDREHPDALLLVCPGNVDADAAAQDVHARAEDIVALFRAASWSGRPNALSPMHVRWGVIDEVAEATWGERRGSPSAPVPRELPPLAPTGGAQTAAAVVRARRSAVAFDGQTSMDAATLYAMLDRLLPRPGVPPWDALPWAPHVHLALFVHRVRGLAPGLYAFVRREEARAPLAAAMHPEMLWSRPDGCPEHLPFYLLGEGDFRETAQIVSCHQEIAADGAFSLGMLAEFEPPIGARGPSFYRRLFWEAGALGQVLYLEAEAAEDEGGKLRATGIGCYFDDLTHEVLGLAGTAVQSLYHFTIGGPVEDRRIATQPPYAHLPAERRGDR from the coding sequence ATGACCTCCTCCGCGCAGGACCGGACCCTCGCGTACCACGCGCGCACCAAGCACAACCTCGGCCGCTACGCGCGCTCGCCCGGCTATCTCGACTGGGCGACCCAGCCCGACCCGTTCCGGACCTACGAGGGCGCCCCGTCCATCCCGCTCCCGCTGCTCGCCGATGGCCTCGACACGCCCTATGCCGACATCCATCGGCCCGGCCGCGCCCCCGTGCGTCCGCTCGATAGGGCGGCGGTGGCGCTGCTCTTCGAGCTTTCGCTCGGGCTATCGGCCTGGAAAGAGCACCGGGGCGCGCGCTGGGCGTTGCGCTGCAATCCCTCGAGCGGAAACCTCCACCCGACCGAGGGCTACGCCATCGTCCCCGCGCTGCCGGACCTGCCCGCGGGGGCCTACCATTACGTGAGCCGCGATCACGCCCTCGAGCGGCGCGCCTCGCTCGGGGACGAGGCCGCCGCGCGCCTCGCGGCGATCCTCCCGGCGGGCAGCCTGCTCGTCGGGCTCTCCTCGATTCACTGGCGCGAGGCGTGGAAGTACGGCGAGCGGGCCTTCCGCTATTGCCAGCATGACATCGGACACGCAATCGCCGCCGTGTGCTTCGCGGCGGCCGCGCTCGGATTGTCGGTGCGGCTCCTCGACGGCCTCGGCGACGCGGACATCGCCGCCGTGCTCGGCCTCGACCGCGAAGGGGACGCGGCCGAGATCTCCGGCCTCGACCGCGAGCACCCGGACGCGCTCCTGCTCGTCTGTCCTGGAAATGTCGACGCCGACGCCGCCGCGCAGGACGTGCACGCGCGCGCCGAGGACATCGTCGCGCTCTTTCGCGCTGCCTCCTGGTCGGGTCGGCCGAATGCGTTGAGCCCGATGCACGTGCGCTGGGGCGTCATCGACGAGGTCGCCGAGGCGACCTGGGGGGAGCGCCGGGGCTCGCCTTCTGCGCCCGTGCCTCGAGAGCTTCCGCCGCTCGCGCCGACGGGAGGCGCGCAGACCGCGGCTGCCGTCGTCCGCGCGCGCCGCAGCGCGGTTGCATTCGACGGGCAAACCTCGATGGACGCCGCCACGCTTTACGCAATGCTCGACCGTCTCCTCCCGCGGCCGGGCGTTCCGCCCTGGGATGCGCTGCCCTGGGCGCCGCACGTGCACCTCGCGCTCTTCGTGCACCGCGTCCGCGGCCTCGCCCCCGGCCTCTACGCATTCGTGCGCCGCGAGGAAGCCCGCGCCCCCCTCGCCGCCGCCATGCACCCTGAAATGCTCTGGAGCCGTCCAGACGGTTGCCCGGAGCATTTACCGTTCTACCTCCTCGGCGAGGGCGATTTCCGCGAGACCGCGCAGATCGTGAGCTGCCACCAGGAGATCGCGGCCGACGGAGCCTTCAGCCTCGGCATGCTGGCCGAATTCGAGCCGCCGATCGGAGCGCGGGGCCCGAGCTTTTACCGGCGCCTCTTCTGGGAGGCGGGCGCGCTCGGGCAGGTCCTGTATCTCGAGGCCGAGGCGGCCGAGGACGAGGGGGGAAAGCTCCGCGCCACGGGCATCGGCTGCTATTTCGACGATCTGACGCACGAGGTCCTGGGCCTCGCGGGGACGGCGGTGCAGAGCCTGTACCATTTCACGATCGGCGGCCCCGTCGAGGATCGCCGCATCGCCACGCAGCCTCCCTACGCGCACCTGCCCGCCGAGCGGCGCGGCGATCGCTGA
- a CDS encoding Uma2 family endonuclease: protein MRLAAKTIQPATLADLERIPPTWRGEIIDGTLYAFPRPRAPHARVEGRVYGDLDGPFDRGRDGPGGWWILPEPGIELPRAPEFSPDVAGWRKERLPRLPKASAITVVPDWICEVLSRRTRSYDNIVKRRFYAEIGVGYLWYVDPLARTVMVSQLVEGRWVELGYHGEDEKVRLAPFEAVEIDLSAWWEGFEEDQDEEEESGP, encoded by the coding sequence ATGAGGCTCGCCGCGAAGACGATCCAACCTGCCACGCTCGCCGACCTCGAGCGGATCCCGCCCACGTGGCGCGGCGAGATCATCGACGGCACGCTCTACGCGTTCCCTCGTCCGCGCGCTCCCCACGCACGTGTAGAAGGCCGCGTTTACGGCGATCTCGATGGCCCGTTCGATCGCGGCCGCGACGGCCCGGGTGGTTGGTGGATCCTCCCCGAGCCAGGCATAGAGCTTCCGCGCGCGCCCGAGTTTTCTCCGGATGTCGCCGGCTGGCGGAAGGAACGGCTGCCGCGGCTGCCCAAGGCTTCCGCAATCACGGTCGTCCCCGATTGGATCTGTGAGGTCCTGTCGCGCAGGACGCGCAGCTACGACAACATCGTCAAGCGGCGTTTCTACGCGGAGATCGGCGTCGGATATCTGTGGTACGTCGACCCGCTGGCCCGGACGGTCATGGTGAGCCAGCTCGTCGAGGGGCGGTGGGTGGAGCTCGGCTACCACGGTGAGGACGAGAAGGTGCGGCTCGCGCCGTTCGAGGCTGTGGAGATCGACCTGTCAGCGTGGTGGGAGGGCTTCGAGGAGGACCAGGACGAGGAAGAGGAGAGTGGGCCGTGA
- a CDS encoding glycoside hydrolase family 5 protein: MMKKSSLSGWLGNGGWRLGLCAAALPVAMLGGCTALPEDVSDDENLLEVDESEDVAEDSEAIGIAPPVSSAVAPVSQYGDLKVVGNQIQSKLTNTQVQLRGMSLFWSQWGGSYYNAAAVNSTVDNWGATVVRAAMGVESGGYLTNPAAEKARVKAVVDAAIAKGIYVIIDWHDHNATVHTQEAKAFFTEMAQTYGNKDNVIFEIYNEPDGESWSQIKTYAQEVIGAIRATGSDNLIVVGTPTWSQDVDQAANSPITGFSNIAYTLHFYAGTHKQSLRDKASYALSKGIALFVTEFGTCDASGNGNLDLVESQTWMNFMNANKLSWANWSLFDKNETASALVPGASTTGNWPDTSLTASGKWVKQKLLEASGVTPPPPPPPPPPGNFTFTVSPNINPWWIQVKVESPGHTIQSVTAKVNSSTYSLTLQSWGEWATSPSSAVPGGTKVLFTATDETGAQGTYTSAAWPN, translated from the coding sequence ATGATGAAGAAATCGTCGCTCTCGGGTTGGCTTGGGAATGGTGGATGGCGGCTCGGCCTCTGCGCGGCCGCATTGCCGGTGGCCATGCTGGGTGGCTGCACGGCCTTGCCCGAAGACGTGAGCGACGACGAGAATTTGCTCGAGGTTGACGAGAGCGAGGACGTGGCGGAGGACAGCGAGGCGATCGGAATCGCCCCGCCCGTTTCCTCGGCCGTCGCGCCGGTGAGCCAGTACGGCGATCTGAAGGTCGTCGGGAACCAGATTCAGAGCAAGCTCACGAACACCCAGGTCCAGCTCCGCGGCATGAGCCTGTTCTGGAGCCAGTGGGGCGGCTCGTATTACAACGCGGCGGCCGTCAACTCGACGGTCGACAACTGGGGAGCGACCGTCGTTCGCGCCGCAATGGGCGTGGAGAGCGGCGGGTATCTCACGAACCCCGCGGCCGAGAAGGCGCGCGTGAAGGCCGTCGTGGACGCCGCGATCGCGAAGGGAATCTACGTCATCATCGACTGGCACGATCACAACGCGACCGTGCACACGCAGGAGGCGAAGGCCTTCTTCACCGAGATGGCGCAGACCTACGGGAACAAAGACAACGTCATTTTCGAGATCTACAACGAGCCCGACGGCGAGTCGTGGAGCCAGATCAAGACCTACGCGCAAGAGGTCATCGGCGCGATTCGCGCGACCGGCTCCGACAACCTGATCGTGGTCGGCACGCCGACCTGGTCCCAGGACGTGGATCAGGCCGCGAACAGCCCGATCACCGGGTTCAGCAACATCGCGTACACGCTGCATTTCTATGCCGGCACGCACAAGCAATCCCTGCGCGACAAGGCGTCGTACGCGCTGTCGAAGGGGATCGCGCTCTTCGTGACCGAATTCGGCACGTGCGACGCCTCCGGGAACGGCAACCTCGACCTCGTCGAGTCGCAGACCTGGATGAACTTCATGAACGCGAACAAGCTGAGCTGGGCGAACTGGTCCTTGTTCGACAAGAACGAGACCGCGTCCGCGCTCGTCCCCGGCGCCAGCACGACCGGAAACTGGCCGGATACGTCGCTGACCGCGTCGGGCAAATGGGTGAAGCAAAAGCTGCTCGAGGCCTCGGGCGTCACGCCGCCCCCGCCGCCCCCGCCGCCTCCGCCCGGCAATTTCACGTTCACGGTGTCGCCGAACATCAACCCGTGGTGGATCCAGGTGAAGGTGGAGAGCCCGGGGCACACCATCCAGAGCGTCACCGCGAAGGTGAATAGCTCGACGTACTCGCTGACGCTCCAATCGTGGGGCGAGTGGGCCACGAGCCCGTCCAGCGCCGTGCCCGGTGGGACGAAGGTGCTGTTCACGGCCACGGACGAGACGGGCGCGCAGGGGACGTATACGTCGGCGGCTTGGCCGAACTGA
- a CDS encoding chorismate mutase: protein MSAPPPEIAAMRQAIDEVDHALLELVARRRSLVGEVFARKRALGLPLVDAPREADLVEERRAFAEGLGVPGELAERLFRALLDDSHARA from the coding sequence ATGTCCGCGCCCCCGCCCGAAATCGCCGCGATGCGCCAGGCCATCGATGAGGTCGACCACGCGCTGCTCGAGCTCGTCGCGAGGCGCAGATCGCTCGTCGGCGAGGTCTTCGCGAGGAAGCGCGCGCTCGGCTTGCCCCTCGTCGACGCCCCGCGCGAGGCCGATCTCGTCGAGGAGCGCCGCGCGTTCGCGGAGGGTCTCGGCGTGCCGGGCGAGCTCGCCGAGAGGCTCTTCCGCGCGCTGCTCGACGACAGCCACGCGCGCGCGTGA
- a CDS encoding STAS/SEC14 domain-containing protein, whose protein sequence is MSEIRYFGKHSIHFEEPDITVLTYRGRLNAEEVRALTAVGEMGPHAGRFQLSIVDAREFGGVDPAARRAAAERPVQMSRVFAAYVGASFTMRAVITMTNRASKLLRGHSRDVAFFDDFDSARAWLGEMRRKMLGG, encoded by the coding sequence ATGAGCGAGATCAGGTACTTCGGCAAGCACTCGATCCATTTCGAGGAGCCCGACATCACGGTGCTCACGTACCGCGGCCGGCTGAACGCGGAGGAGGTCCGCGCCCTCACCGCCGTCGGTGAGATGGGCCCGCACGCGGGACGGTTTCAGCTCTCGATCGTCGACGCCCGCGAATTCGGCGGCGTCGACCCGGCCGCGCGCAGGGCAGCAGCCGAGCGCCCCGTTCAGATGTCGAGGGTCTTCGCGGCGTACGTGGGCGCGAGCTTCACGATGCGCGCGGTCATCACCATGACGAACCGGGCGTCGAAGCTGCTCCGGGGACATTCTCGGGATGTCGCGTTCTTCGACGATTTCGATTCGGCGAGGGCGTGGCTCGGGGAGATGCGCAGGAAGATGCTCGGGGGGTGA